GCGCCGGTCTTGATCTGGCCGGCGCCAGTCGCCACGACAAGATCGGCAATGAACGTGTCTTCGGTCTCGCCGGAACGGTGCGAGACGACGGCGGTCCAGCCAGCCCGCTTCGCCATCTCGATTGCGGCGAGGGTCTCAGTCAAGCTGCCGATCTGGTTCACCTTGATCAGAATGGAATTTGCCGCCTGCTCTGCGATGGCGCGCTGAAGGCGGGTGGTGTTGGTGACGAGGAGGTCGTCGCCGACCAACTGGACCTGATCGCCGAGACGCGCCCGCAGCTGCCGCCATCCTTCCCAATCATCCTCCGCAAGCCCATCTTCGAGCGAGATGATGGGAAACTGGCGGCACCATTCTTCCCAAAGCGTCACCAGTTCCTCGGAGGAGAAGTCTTTGCCTTCCTTGCGCAGCCGGTAGCGCCCCTCCTCATACAGCTCCGTCGCCGCGGCGTCGAGAGCGAGCATCACCTCATCGCCGGGGCGATATCCCGCGCGCTGGATCGCTTCGAGCACCAGCTCGATCGCCTCGCGGTTGGAACGGACGCTCGGAGCGAAGCCACCCTCATCCCCAACCGCCGTCGCCATCCCCTTCGACTTCAAGAGGGCTTTCAAGCTGCCGTAGATCTCGGCGCCGGCGCGCAGGGCGTCGCTCCAGCTGGACATGCCGAGGGGGACGATCATGAATTCCTGAATATCGGTCGACTCCCACTCGGCATGCCGACCGCCGTTGAAGATGTTCATCATCGGCACCGGCAGCGTGCGCGCACTGACCCCCCCGAGATACTTATACAGGGGGAGAGCGGCATACTCGGCGGCGGCAACAGCCGTCGCGAGCGACACCCCGAGGATGGCGTTCGCGCCCAGATTCGACTTGTTCGGGCTGCCGTCTAGTTCGAGCAAGGTGGCATCGAGACCGGCTTGGTCGGTGGCGTGGCGGCCGATCACGGCCTCGGCGATCGTCTCATTGACATTGCGGACAGCCCGGGTGACGCCGGCGCCGCGATAGCGAGCGGGGTCGCCGTCGCGCAGTTCGACCGCCTCGTGGGCGCCAGTGCTGGCACCGGAGGGAACGGCCGCCCGGCCGAGCGAGCCGTCGGCCAACTCGACGTCGACCTCGACAGTCGGCGTGCCACGAGAGTCGAGGATCTGCCGAGCATGCACTCGGACGATCGTATCCACCGGTCCCTCCACCGCAAAAACCGGAACTGAGCGGTTGGCGTTCTTAACTCTGACGGCTCACGGCGCGGAGACGCAATGCCGACGCGCACGAGAAGCCGGCGGATTGTACCATAGGGCTGTCTGGTCTTCTGGAGCGGCAATGCGGTGTCGAATGATCGCGGTTATTGGCGACAGTCTCTGCGACGCGGCGACCGCCGCTACAGCGGAGGAGGTTGGTCGGCGGCTAGCCGAAGCGGGCGTCACGGTCGTGTGCGGCGGGCTCGGCGGGGTGATGGAAGCGGCCTGCCGGGGAGCAAAGGCAGCAGGCGGGCAGACGGTCGGGATCCTGCCGGGTGACCGCGCCAACGATGCCAATCCGTTCGTCGACATCGCGATCGTCACGGGAATGGGCGAAGCACGCAATGTGCTCGTTGTCAAGTCGGCAGACGGCGCAATCGCAGTCGGGGGCCGCTACGGCACCCTCTCTGAGATCGCATTGGCGCTGAAGCTCGGCAAGCCGGTAGTGGGCATTCGGTCGTGGCAGTTGGCAACCGCCGCTGGACCCGATACCGGCCTCGTGCCGGCAGACTCTCCTGCCGATGCCGTCGCGCTCATCCTCGCTATGATTGCAGGCGGAAACGCGAGAGGGTAGGAACCGGACGGCCGGCGGCGGCGAAGAGCGCCTCGACGACCGACCATGGCACCTCGACCGTGCCGGGCCCTTCTTCAGGCCAGTTGCCCGTGCCGTGAAAGTCGCTCCCGCCGGTCTGCAGAAGGCCGAATCGGCGAGCAAGGGCGCCAAAACGCGCACGCTCGGCCTCGCCATATTCCCGATAGAACACTTCCACTCCTGCCAGCCCCTCTGGCACGAGGGCTGCCACAGTCGCCTCGGGGTCGGCAACGAACGACGGATGCGCGAGAACGGGCAGTCCTCCCGCCGCCCGGATCAGCCGCACCGCCTCTCGCGGGGAGAGGCGCATTCCTTCGGCATAGGCAGGACCGTTGCGCCCCAAGTAGCGCTCGAACGCTTCTGCGATCGTCTCGACATACCCGGCCTCAACGAGCGCTTGGGCGACGTGCGGACGGCCAATCGCCCCCTCGCCCGCCAGCGCCCGAACACGCTCAAACGAGAGCGGCATTCCAAGCGCATCGAGCTTGGCAAGCATCGCCTTAGCACGGCCGACCCGCGCATCGCGCGCCGCCAGCAACGCCTCTTGGAATGCGGGGGAGTCGAGGTCGACGAAGTAGCCGAGGATGTGGACTTCGCCGTCGGCCGCGTCGGTATTCAGTTCGGTGCCGGCGATGACAGTGATGCCGAGCGGCTCGGCGGCCGCCATCGCCGGCCGCACCCCTTCAGTCGAGTCGTGGTCAGTGATCGCCATCACGCGGACCCCTGCTGCGGCGCAGCGGTGCACCAGCTCCACCGGACTGAGGGCACCGTCTGAGGCGGTCGTATGGAGATGGAGGTCGACCAGCGCCATCTCAGCGCGCAAACTCGACCGAGCGCGTCTCGCGGATCACGGTCACCTTGATCTGCCCCGGGTATTGCAGGGTCTCTTCGATCCGCCGCGCCACATCGCGCGCCAGCCGCAGCGAGGCGAGGTCGTCGATCTCCTCAGGCTTGACGACGATCCGCACCTCGCGCCCTGCCTGAATGGCAAAGCAGCGCTCCACCCCGGGGAAGCTGCTGGCGACACTTTCGACAGCTTCCAGCCGCTTGATGTACTGCTCGAGCGATTCGCGCCGGGCGCCGGGACGGCCGCCGCTAATCGAGTCCGCGACAATAGTGATGATCGCCTCGACGCTCGCCGGCTCCTCATCGTAGTGATGAGCGGCAATCGCGTTGACGATCTTCGGATGAAGCCCTGCCCGCTTCGCGATCTCGCCCCCGATCAAGGCATGCGGTCCTTCCACCTCATGGTCAACCGCCTTGCCGATGTCGTGCAAGAAGGCGCTCCGTTTGGCGATCTGGACATCCGCCTTCAGCTCGGCAGCGATCATGGCCGCGAGCGCCGCGCATTCGATTGAGTGATCGAGAACATTCTGCCCATAGCTCGTCCGAAAGCGCAGCCGCCCCATCAGGCGGATAATCTCGGGCGGCAAGCCGTGCACTCCCGCCTTATAGGCCGCCTGCTCTCCCTCCTCGCGGATGATCTGCTCCATGTCTTGCCGCGCCTTGGCAACAGCCTCCTCAATCCGCGCCGGATGAATGCGGCCGTCGGCGATCAGCCGGGTAAGCGCCATCCGAGCGATCTCGCGCCGAACGGGGTCGTAGCCCGAGAGCATGACAGCATCCGGCGTCTCGTCGATGATGACATCGCAGCCGGTGGCCGCTTCGAGGGCACGGATGTTCCGCCCCTCGCGCCCAATGATGCGGCCTTTCATCTCCTCGTTCGGCAGGTGAACGACGGAGGTCATCGTTTCGGAAACGACGTCGGCAGCGCAGCGCTGGATCGCCGTCGTGAGGATGATCCGCGCGCGGCGGTCAGCCTCTTCCTTCAGCTGCTGCTCGATCTCATGGAGACGCCGCGAGGCGTCCTGCCGCACTTCTTCGTCAATCGCTTGCAGCAGCAGGCTCTTCGCTTCCTCGCGTGTCAGCCCCGAGATCCGCTGCAGTTCGGCCAGCTGCTGCTGCTTGATCGTTTCGACTTCTGCCCGCAGCGTCTGCAGTTGGACGTCGCGCTCAGCGAGGGAACGCTCCTTCCGTTCCACTGCCTCGAGTTTGCGCTCGAGGACTTCTTCGCGCTGCGCTAGGCGCCGCTCCAGCCGCTGCAACTCATTGCGACGCTCGCGGATCTCCATCTCAGCGGTATCACGGATGCGCACCGCCTGCTCTTTTGCTGCGAGAAGGATCTCTTTTTGCTGCGCTCGGGCCTCCTCAACAAACCGCGTGGCGCTCTCACGTTCCGATCGTGCCTGCCTTGTCCCCACTTTTGAGAAGTACAGGTAGCTCGCCCCCGCTCCTACGAGCAGCGCCACGAGGGAGATGGCCAGCGTTAGGGCTGCTTCCATCGCGCCTCGCCTCTCGGTAAAGTTTCAGGGTGTGCGGCGG
The Dehalococcoidia bacterium DNA segment above includes these coding regions:
- the eno gene encoding phosphopyruvate hydratase; translated protein: MDTIVRVHARQILDSRGTPTVEVDVELADGSLGRAAVPSGASTGAHEAVELRDGDPARYRGAGVTRAVRNVNETIAEAVIGRHATDQAGLDATLLELDGSPNKSNLGANAILGVSLATAVAAAEYAALPLYKYLGGVSARTLPVPMMNIFNGGRHAEWESTDIQEFMIVPLGMSSWSDALRAGAEIYGSLKALLKSKGMATAVGDEGGFAPSVRSNREAIELVLEAIQRAGYRPGDEVMLALDAAATELYEEGRYRLRKEGKDFSSEELVTLWEEWCRQFPIISLEDGLAEDDWEGWRQLRARLGDQVQLVGDDLLVTNTTRLQRAIAEQAANSILIKVNQIGSLTETLAAIEMAKRAGWTAVVSHRSGETEDTFIADLVVATGAGQIKTGAPGRSERVAKYNRLLRIEEELGRSALYAGTAAFYNLRRERQ
- a CDS encoding TIGR00725 family protein translates to MIAVIGDSLCDAATAATAEEVGRRLAEAGVTVVCGGLGGVMEAACRGAKAAGGQTVGILPGDRANDANPFVDIAIVTGMGEARNVLVVKSADGAIAVGGRYGTLSEIALALKLGKPVVGIRSWQLATAAGPDTGLVPADSPADAVALILAMIAGGNARG
- a CDS encoding PHP domain-containing protein, translated to MALVDLHLHTTASDGALSPVELVHRCAAAGVRVMAITDHDSTEGVRPAMAAAEPLGITVIAGTELNTDAADGEVHILGYFVDLDSPAFQEALLAARDARVGRAKAMLAKLDALGMPLSFERVRALAGEGAIGRPHVAQALVEAGYVETIAEAFERYLGRNGPAYAEGMRLSPREAVRLIRAAGGLPVLAHPSFVADPEATVAALVPEGLAGVEVFYREYGEAERARFGALARRFGLLQTGGSDFHGTGNWPEEGPGTVEVPWSVVEALFAAAGRPVPTLSRFRLQS
- the rny gene encoding ribonuclease Y, with product MEAALTLAISLVALLVGAGASYLYFSKVGTRQARSERESATRFVEEARAQQKEILLAAKEQAVRIRDTAEMEIRERRNELQRLERRLAQREEVLERKLEAVERKERSLAERDVQLQTLRAEVETIKQQQLAELQRISGLTREEAKSLLLQAIDEEVRQDASRRLHEIEQQLKEEADRRARIILTTAIQRCAADVVSETMTSVVHLPNEEMKGRIIGREGRNIRALEAATGCDVIIDETPDAVMLSGYDPVRREIARMALTRLIADGRIHPARIEEAVAKARQDMEQIIREEGEQAAYKAGVHGLPPEIIRLMGRLRFRTSYGQNVLDHSIECAALAAMIAAELKADVQIAKRSAFLHDIGKAVDHEVEGPHALIGGEIAKRAGLHPKIVNAIAAHHYDEEPASVEAIITIVADSISGGRPGARRESLEQYIKRLEAVESVASSFPGVERCFAIQAGREVRIVVKPEEIDDLASLRLARDVARRIEETLQYPGQIKVTVIRETRSVEFAR